From Aphelocoma coerulescens isolate FSJ_1873_10779 chromosome 15, UR_Acoe_1.0, whole genome shotgun sequence, one genomic window encodes:
- the CUX2 gene encoding homeobox protein cut-like 2 isoform X5: protein MAADVGSMCRYRTRFDARRLQVIALSKRSKEAETAFLSVYKQLLEAPDPAPVLEAARSLEDRLQQLQRLEPEPPPLKDLSRPWKKHTELVSTKERRDGKSPAAEPPLPGLDGKAASTETSLQRNEADKQKGLQEAQVTLATRLGEAEEKIKVLHAALKATQTELLELRCKYDEEAASKADEVAMIMTNLEKANQRAEAAQREVESLREQLAAVNSSLRLACCSPTGTTGDKVNYSMCSGSRLEAALAAKDREILRLLKDVQHLQSSLQELEESSANQIAELEGQLAAKNEAIEKLEEKLQAQADYEEIKTELSILKAMKVASAGCSLPQSISKAEEALLLGKEAFYPSQKYLLEKPSLLANTEEDHSEDESGKDPLGMEQPYPSPHHAPADDPASPTPLPPLPGPGVAPDGPRTFSLSPFPGGERLSGDTKAPHLPLPSYKSDSSSGGPPFPSSFFGAKSSTQHPVPAPAASATSPPGEPSEGSAGSSAEEEQLDTAEIAFQVKEQLLKHNIGQRVFGHYVLGLSQGSVSEILARPKPWHKLTVKGKEPFIKMKQFLSDEQNVLALRTIQVRQRGSITPRIRTPETGSDDAIKSILEQAKKEIESQKGGEPRTPSASQAVANGAGGSSSEDAIKSILEQARREMQAQQQALLDMESGASGRGGDAAPAERSTLATVSQNITPAYVKQEEGSGASPGPPQTPLAVLSPAAFVQSIIRKVKSEIGDAGSYFDQHWASERSLLSRPYTSVSPSLSSSSSSYSSMANGRGWPRGEPSEGGTNEDELPPADEEPHRLSEMKAEGAGTEPAAGGRLSYYPTYVPRTLKPTVPPLTPEQYEMYMYREVDTLELTRQVKEKLAKNGICQRIFGEKVLGLSQGSVSDMLSRPKPWSKLTQKGREPFIRMQLWLTDQLGQGISQQPTPSQASPVEPQPSPSPPPSPAEHEKGCQEPLTLALESSKENQQPESRSTPALGGKTYPNSQGPVGIQEIVAMSPELDTYSITKKVKEVLTDNNLGQRLFGESILGLTQGSVSDLLSRPKPWHKLSLKGREPFVRMQLWLNDPHNVEKLRDMKKLEKKAYLKRRYGLMSASSDSESPSARSECASPSVPPQDLSLLQIKKPRVVLAPEEKEALKKAYQLEPYPSQQTIELLSFQLNLKTNTVINWFHNYRSRMRREMLVEGAQDNDTDPEQSGGTAIPGRRDPHSPDSDAEDHKPVFVGGEPPCAAVPLKVKEEQGDLGGWSRRRDSRSPAGAAEGTGPPQEERGAAPHPAAPSTGSLPRRGGRAGATAGGPPPPPPPHPDSSQSSAGSSRCSLEVSPTSPSAASSPGLTGSASPGPSSAGPVSPALPPAPGPRLSTSVQRRHEKMANLNNIIHRLERAANREEALEWEF, encoded by the exons GTGATTGCACTTAGTAAGAGAAGCAAGGAGGCTGAGACGGCTTTCCTGAGCGTTTACAAGCAATTGCTCGAAGCTCCAG ACCCCGCTcctgtgctggaggctgcccGGAGCCTGGAGGAtcggctgcagcagctccagcgccTCGAGCCCGAGCCGCCGCCGCTGAAGGATCTCAGCCGCCCCTGGAAGAAGCACACGGAGCTCGTCAGCACCAAAG AGCGCAGGGACGGGAAGTCGCCGGCAGCCGAGCCCCCGCTCCCCGGCCTCGACGGCAAAGCGGCGAGCACAGAGACCTCGCTGCAGAGAAATGAGGCAGACAAGCAAAA GGGCCTGCAGGAAGCTCAGGTCACCTTGGCCACTCGGCtgggggaggcagaggagaAGATCAAAGTGCTCCATGCAG CGCTGAAGGCCACCCAGacggagctgctggagctgcgcTGTAAATACGATGAGGAAGCTGCATCCAA GGCAGACGAAGTCGCCATGATCATGACCAACCTTGAAAAAGCCAACCAG CGGGCGGAGGCGGCACAGAGGGAAGTGGAGAGTTTGCGGGAGCAGCTGGCGGCTGTCAACAGCTCCCTGCGCCTGGCCTGCTGCTCCCCGACGGGCACCACGGGG GACAAAGTGAACTATTCCATGTGCTCAGGGTCAAGGttggaggcagctctggctgccaaGGACCGGGAGATCCTGCGGCTCCTGAAGGACGTTCAGCACCTCCAGAGCtcgctgcaggagctggaggagtccTCTGCCAACCAGATCGCCGAGCTGGAGGGGCAGCTGGCTGCCAAGAACGAGGCCATCGAG aagctggaggagaagctgcAGGCACAGGCAGACTACGAGGAGATCAAAACAGAGCTGAG CATCCTGAAGGCGATGAAGGTGGCCTCTGCCGGCTGCAGCCTCCCCCAG AGCATCTCGAAGGCGGAGgaggccctgctgctggggaaggaggcTTTCTACCCCTCCCAGAAATACCTGCTGGAGAAGCCCAGCCTGCTGGCCAACACTG AGGAGGATCACTCTGAAGACGAGTCGGGGAAGGATCCTCTGGGCATGGAGCAGCCGTACCCATCCCCTCATCACGCCCCGGCCGATGACCCTGCGTCCCCCACTCCACTCCCACCACTGCCTGGCCCCGGCGTGGCCCCTGACGGTCCCCGGACTTTCTCGCTGTCCCCCTTTCCGGGGGGTGAGCGGCTTTCAGGGGACACCAAGGCCCCACACCTCCCGCTGCCCAGCTACAAGAGTGACAGCAGCAGCGGGGGACcacccttcccctcctccttctttGGGGCCAAAagcagcacccagcaccccGTCCCTGCGCCGGCCGCCAGTGCCACCAGCCCGCCCGGCGAGCCCTCCGAGGGCAGCGCCGGCAGCTCCGccgaggaggagcagctggacaCGGCCGAAATCGCCTTCCAGgtgaaggagcagctgctgaagcaCAACATCGGGCAGAGGGTCTTCGGGCACTATGTGCTGGGGCTGTCACAGGGCTCCGTCAGCGAGATCCTGGCGCGGCCCAAGCCCTGGCACAAGCTGACGGTGAAGGGCAAGGAGCCGTTCATCAAGATGAAGCAGTTCCTCTCCGATGAGCAGAACGTGCTGGCCCTGAGGACTATCCAGGTGCGCCAGAGAG GTAGCATCACGCCGCGGATCAGGACACCAGAGACCGGCTCTGACGACGCCATCAAAAGCATCCTGGAGCAGGCGAAGAAGGAGATTGAGTCGCAGAAGGGAG gggaGCCCAGAACGCCGTCAGCTTCGCAGGCAGTGGCCAAcggggcaggaggcagcagctcgGAGGACGCCATCAAGAGCATCCTGGAGCAGGCGCGGCGGGAGATGCAGGCGCAGCAGCAGGCGCTGCTGGACATGGAGTCGGGGGCCAGCGGGCGCGGGGGGGACGCGGCGCCGGCCGAGCGCTCCACTCTGGCCACCGTCAGCCAGAACATCACCCCCGCCTATGTCAAGCAGGAGGAGGGCAGTGGGGCCAGCCCTGGCCCCCCCCAGACGCCCCTGGCCGTGCTCTCCCCTGCTGCCTTTGTCCAGAGCATCATCCGGAAGGTGAAGTCGGAGATCGGCGACGCCGGCTCCTACTTCGACCAGCACTGGGCGTCAGAGCGAAGCCTGCTCAGCCGGCCCTACACCTCCGTGTCGCCTTcgctgtcctcctcctcctcgagCTACTCCAGCATGGCCAACGGCCGGGGCTGGCCGCGGGGCGAGCCCAGCGAGGGCGGCACCAACGAGGACGAGCTGCCGCCAGCAGATGAGGAGCCCCACCGGCTGTCGGAGATGAAGGCGGAGGGAGCCGGCACGGAGCCAGCGGCTGGTGGGCGTCTGTCCTACTACCCCACGTACGTGCCACGGACCCTGAAGCCAACGGTGCCGCCGCTGACGCCGGAGCAGTATGAGATGTACATGTACAGGGAGGTGGACACGCTGGAGCTGACCCGGCAGGTCAAGGAGAAGTTGGCCAAGAACGGCATCTGCCAGAGGATCTTCGGAGAGAAG GTGCTGGGACTGTCCCAGGGCAGCGTGAGTGACATGCTGTCGCGGCCCAAACCGTGGAGCAAGCTGACGCAGAAGGGTCGGGAGCCCTTCATCCGCATGCAGCTCTGGCTGACGGACCAGCTGGGCCAGGGGATCAGCCAGCAGCCCACACCCTCCCAGG CCAGCCCGGTGGAGCCCCAGCCgtccccctcgccgccccccagccctgctgagcacGAGAAGGGCTGCCAGGAGCCCCTCACCCTGGCCTTGGAGAGCAGCAAAGAAAACCAGCAGCCCGAGAGCCGCTCGACGCCTGCGCTGGGTGGGAAGACGTATCCCAACAGCCAGGGACCCGTGGGCATCCAGGAGATCGTTGCCATGTCCCCCGAGCTGGACACCTACTCCATCACCAAGAAGGTCAAGGAGGTCTTGACGGACAACAATTTAG GCCAGCGGCTGTTTGGGGAGAGCATCCTGGGCCTGACGCAGGGCTCGGTGTCCGATCTCCTCTCCAGGCCCAAGCCATGGCACAAGCTGAGCCTGAAGGGGAGGGAGCCCTTCGTCCGGATGCAGCTCTGGCTCAACGACCCCCACAACGTGGAGAAGCTGCGCGACATGAAGAAGCTGGAGAAGAAGG CCTACCTGAAGCGCCGGTACGGGCTGATGAGCGCCAGCTCGGACAGCGAGTCCCCCAGCGCCCGCTCCGAGTGCGCCAGCCCCAGCGTGCCGCCGCAGgacctcagcctgctgcagatCAAGAAGCCGCGGGTGGTGCTGGCGCCGGAGGAGAAGGAAGCCCTAAAGAAAGCCTACCAGCTGGAGCCATACCCCTCCCAGCAGACCATCGAGCTGCTCTCCTTCCAGCTCAACCTCAAGACCAACACCGTCATCAACTGGTTCCACAACTACAG GTCACGGATGCGCCGGGAGATGCTGGTGGAGGGAGCGCAGGACAATGACACGGACCCGGAGCAGAGTGGCGGGACGGCCATCCCCGGGCGCCGGGACCCCCACAGCCCCGACTCAGACGCCGAGGATCACAAACCCGTGTTCGTGGGGGGCGAGCCCCCCTGTGCCGCTGTGCCCTTGAAGGTGAAGGAGGAGCAGGGGGATCTGGGCGGCTGGAGCCGCCGGCGGGACTCACGCAGCCCGGCTGGAGCGGCCGAAGGGACCGGACCTCCCCAGGAGGAGAGGGGGGCAGCCCCCCACCCCGCGGCCCCCAGCACCGGCAGCCTCCCGCGGCGGGGAGGCCGCGCCGGTGCCACCGCCGGGGGACCCCCACCGCCGCCACCGCCACACCCCGACAGCTCCCAGTCCTCTGCGGGGTCATCCCGTTGCAGCTTGGAGGTGTCCCCAACATCACCCTCGGCAGCTTCCTCGCCCGGCCTCACCGGCTCAGCCTCACCAGGACCATCCTCTGCCGGGCCGGTCTCGCCAGCGCTTCCACCGGCTCCCGGCCCCCGGCTCAGCACCAGCGTCCAGCGGCGCCACGAGAAGATGGCCAACCTCAACAACATCATCCACCGCCTGGAGCGGGCTGCCAACCGCGAGGAGGCCCTCGAGTGGGAGTTCTGA
- the CUX2 gene encoding homeobox protein cut-like 2 isoform X6, protein MAADVGSMCRYRTRFDARRLQVIALSKRSKEAETAFLSVYKQLLEAPDPAPVLEAARSLEDRLQQLQRLEPEPPPLKDLSRPWKKHTELVSTKERRDGKSPAAEPPLPGLDGKAASTETSLQRNEADKQKGLQEAQVTLATRLGEAEEKIKVLHAALKATQTELLELRCKYDEEAASKADEVAMIMTNLEKANQRAEAAQREVESLREQLAAVNSSLRLACCSPTGTTGDKVNYSMCSGSRLEAALAAKDREILRLLKDVQHLQSSLQELEESSANQIAELEGQLAAKNEAIEKLEEKLQAQADYEEIKTELSILKAMKVASAGCSLPQASAAVRSEALAGLCQPCRRCLRRLSPSRLGSLQSISKAEEALLLGKEAFYPSQKYLLEKPSLLANTEEDHSEDESGKDPLGMEQPYPSPHHAPADDPASPTPLPPLPGPGVAPDGPRTFSLSPFPGGERLSGDTKAPHLPLPSYKSDSSSGGPPFPSSFFGAKSSTQHPVPAPAASATSPPGEPSEGSAGSSAEEEQLDTAEIAFQVKEQLLKHNIGQRVFGHYVLGLSQGSVSEILARPKPWHKLTVKGKEPFIKMKQFLSDEQNVLALRTIQVRQRGSITPRIRTPETGSDDAIKSILEQAKKEIESQKGGEPRTPSASQAVANGAGGSSSEDAIKSILEQARREMQAQQQALLDMESGASGRGGDAAPAERSTLATVSQNITPAYVKQEEGSGASPGPPQTPLAVLSPAAFVQSIIRKVKSEIGDAGSYFDQHWASERSLLSRPYTSVSPSLSSSSSSYSSMANGRGWPRGEPSEGGTNEDELPPADEEPHRLSEMKAEGAGTEPAAGGRLSYYPTYVPRTLKPTVPPLTPEQYEMYMYREVDTLELTRQVKEKLAKNGICQRIFGEKVLGLSQGSVSDMLSRPKPWSKLTQKGREPFIRMQLWLTDQLGQGISQQPTPSQASPVEPQPSPSPPPSPAEHEKGCQEPLTLALESSKENQQPESRSTPALGGKTYPNSQGPVGIQEIVAMSPELDTYSITKKVKEVLTDNNLGQRLFGESILGLTQGSVSDLLSRPKPWHKLSLKGREPFVRMQLWLNDPHNVEKLRDMKKLEKKAYLKRRYGLMSASSDSESPSARSECASPSVPPQDLSLLQIKKPRVVLAPEEKEALKKAYQLEPYPSQQTIELLSFQLNLKTNTVINWFHNYRSRMRREMLVEGAQDNDTDPEQSGGTAIPGRRDPHSPDSDAEDHKPVFVGGEPPCAAVPLKVKEEQGDLGGWSRRRDSRSPAGAAEGTGPPQEERGAAPHPAAPSTGSLPRRGGRAGATAGGPPPPPPPHPDSSQSSAGSSRCSLEVSPTSPSAASSPGLTGSASPGPSSAGPVSPALPPAPGPRLSTSVQRRHEKMANLNNIIHRLERAANREEALEWEF, encoded by the exons GTGATTGCACTTAGTAAGAGAAGCAAGGAGGCTGAGACGGCTTTCCTGAGCGTTTACAAGCAATTGCTCGAAGCTCCAG ACCCCGCTcctgtgctggaggctgcccGGAGCCTGGAGGAtcggctgcagcagctccagcgccTCGAGCCCGAGCCGCCGCCGCTGAAGGATCTCAGCCGCCCCTGGAAGAAGCACACGGAGCTCGTCAGCACCAAAG AGCGCAGGGACGGGAAGTCGCCGGCAGCCGAGCCCCCGCTCCCCGGCCTCGACGGCAAAGCGGCGAGCACAGAGACCTCGCTGCAGAGAAATGAGGCAGACAAGCAAAA GGGCCTGCAGGAAGCTCAGGTCACCTTGGCCACTCGGCtgggggaggcagaggagaAGATCAAAGTGCTCCATGCAG CGCTGAAGGCCACCCAGacggagctgctggagctgcgcTGTAAATACGATGAGGAAGCTGCATCCAA GGCAGACGAAGTCGCCATGATCATGACCAACCTTGAAAAAGCCAACCAG CGGGCGGAGGCGGCACAGAGGGAAGTGGAGAGTTTGCGGGAGCAGCTGGCGGCTGTCAACAGCTCCCTGCGCCTGGCCTGCTGCTCCCCGACGGGCACCACGGGG GACAAAGTGAACTATTCCATGTGCTCAGGGTCAAGGttggaggcagctctggctgccaaGGACCGGGAGATCCTGCGGCTCCTGAAGGACGTTCAGCACCTCCAGAGCtcgctgcaggagctggaggagtccTCTGCCAACCAGATCGCCGAGCTGGAGGGGCAGCTGGCTGCCAAGAACGAGGCCATCGAG aagctggaggagaagctgcAGGCACAGGCAGACTACGAGGAGATCAAAACAGAGCTGAG CATCCTGAAGGCGATGAAGGTGGCCTCTGCCGGCTGCAGCCTCCCCCAGGCAAGTGCCGCAGTGCGTTCCGAGGCGCTGgccgggctgtgccagccctgccgcCGGTGCCTCCGCCGCCTGTCCCCATCTCGGCTTGGCTCCTTGCAGAGCATCTCGAAGGCGGAGgaggccctgctgctggggaaggaggcTTTCTACCCCTCCCAGAAATACCTGCTGGAGAAGCCCAGCCTGCTGGCCAACACTG AGGAGGATCACTCTGAAGACGAGTCGGGGAAGGATCCTCTGGGCATGGAGCAGCCGTACCCATCCCCTCATCACGCCCCGGCCGATGACCCTGCGTCCCCCACTCCACTCCCACCACTGCCTGGCCCCGGCGTGGCCCCTGACGGTCCCCGGACTTTCTCGCTGTCCCCCTTTCCGGGGGGTGAGCGGCTTTCAGGGGACACCAAGGCCCCACACCTCCCGCTGCCCAGCTACAAGAGTGACAGCAGCAGCGGGGGACcacccttcccctcctccttctttGGGGCCAAAagcagcacccagcaccccGTCCCTGCGCCGGCCGCCAGTGCCACCAGCCCGCCCGGCGAGCCCTCCGAGGGCAGCGCCGGCAGCTCCGccgaggaggagcagctggacaCGGCCGAAATCGCCTTCCAGgtgaaggagcagctgctgaagcaCAACATCGGGCAGAGGGTCTTCGGGCACTATGTGCTGGGGCTGTCACAGGGCTCCGTCAGCGAGATCCTGGCGCGGCCCAAGCCCTGGCACAAGCTGACGGTGAAGGGCAAGGAGCCGTTCATCAAGATGAAGCAGTTCCTCTCCGATGAGCAGAACGTGCTGGCCCTGAGGACTATCCAGGTGCGCCAGAGAG GTAGCATCACGCCGCGGATCAGGACACCAGAGACCGGCTCTGACGACGCCATCAAAAGCATCCTGGAGCAGGCGAAGAAGGAGATTGAGTCGCAGAAGGGAG gggaGCCCAGAACGCCGTCAGCTTCGCAGGCAGTGGCCAAcggggcaggaggcagcagctcgGAGGACGCCATCAAGAGCATCCTGGAGCAGGCGCGGCGGGAGATGCAGGCGCAGCAGCAGGCGCTGCTGGACATGGAGTCGGGGGCCAGCGGGCGCGGGGGGGACGCGGCGCCGGCCGAGCGCTCCACTCTGGCCACCGTCAGCCAGAACATCACCCCCGCCTATGTCAAGCAGGAGGAGGGCAGTGGGGCCAGCCCTGGCCCCCCCCAGACGCCCCTGGCCGTGCTCTCCCCTGCTGCCTTTGTCCAGAGCATCATCCGGAAGGTGAAGTCGGAGATCGGCGACGCCGGCTCCTACTTCGACCAGCACTGGGCGTCAGAGCGAAGCCTGCTCAGCCGGCCCTACACCTCCGTGTCGCCTTcgctgtcctcctcctcctcgagCTACTCCAGCATGGCCAACGGCCGGGGCTGGCCGCGGGGCGAGCCCAGCGAGGGCGGCACCAACGAGGACGAGCTGCCGCCAGCAGATGAGGAGCCCCACCGGCTGTCGGAGATGAAGGCGGAGGGAGCCGGCACGGAGCCAGCGGCTGGTGGGCGTCTGTCCTACTACCCCACGTACGTGCCACGGACCCTGAAGCCAACGGTGCCGCCGCTGACGCCGGAGCAGTATGAGATGTACATGTACAGGGAGGTGGACACGCTGGAGCTGACCCGGCAGGTCAAGGAGAAGTTGGCCAAGAACGGCATCTGCCAGAGGATCTTCGGAGAGAAG GTGCTGGGACTGTCCCAGGGCAGCGTGAGTGACATGCTGTCGCGGCCCAAACCGTGGAGCAAGCTGACGCAGAAGGGTCGGGAGCCCTTCATCCGCATGCAGCTCTGGCTGACGGACCAGCTGGGCCAGGGGATCAGCCAGCAGCCCACACCCTCCCAGG CCAGCCCGGTGGAGCCCCAGCCgtccccctcgccgccccccagccctgctgagcacGAGAAGGGCTGCCAGGAGCCCCTCACCCTGGCCTTGGAGAGCAGCAAAGAAAACCAGCAGCCCGAGAGCCGCTCGACGCCTGCGCTGGGTGGGAAGACGTATCCCAACAGCCAGGGACCCGTGGGCATCCAGGAGATCGTTGCCATGTCCCCCGAGCTGGACACCTACTCCATCACCAAGAAGGTCAAGGAGGTCTTGACGGACAACAATTTAG GCCAGCGGCTGTTTGGGGAGAGCATCCTGGGCCTGACGCAGGGCTCGGTGTCCGATCTCCTCTCCAGGCCCAAGCCATGGCACAAGCTGAGCCTGAAGGGGAGGGAGCCCTTCGTCCGGATGCAGCTCTGGCTCAACGACCCCCACAACGTGGAGAAGCTGCGCGACATGAAGAAGCTGGAGAAGAAGG CCTACCTGAAGCGCCGGTACGGGCTGATGAGCGCCAGCTCGGACAGCGAGTCCCCCAGCGCCCGCTCCGAGTGCGCCAGCCCCAGCGTGCCGCCGCAGgacctcagcctgctgcagatCAAGAAGCCGCGGGTGGTGCTGGCGCCGGAGGAGAAGGAAGCCCTAAAGAAAGCCTACCAGCTGGAGCCATACCCCTCCCAGCAGACCATCGAGCTGCTCTCCTTCCAGCTCAACCTCAAGACCAACACCGTCATCAACTGGTTCCACAACTACAG GTCACGGATGCGCCGGGAGATGCTGGTGGAGGGAGCGCAGGACAATGACACGGACCCGGAGCAGAGTGGCGGGACGGCCATCCCCGGGCGCCGGGACCCCCACAGCCCCGACTCAGACGCCGAGGATCACAAACCCGTGTTCGTGGGGGGCGAGCCCCCCTGTGCCGCTGTGCCCTTGAAGGTGAAGGAGGAGCAGGGGGATCTGGGCGGCTGGAGCCGCCGGCGGGACTCACGCAGCCCGGCTGGAGCGGCCGAAGGGACCGGACCTCCCCAGGAGGAGAGGGGGGCAGCCCCCCACCCCGCGGCCCCCAGCACCGGCAGCCTCCCGCGGCGGGGAGGCCGCGCCGGTGCCACCGCCGGGGGACCCCCACCGCCGCCACCGCCACACCCCGACAGCTCCCAGTCCTCTGCGGGGTCATCCCGTTGCAGCTTGGAGGTGTCCCCAACATCACCCTCGGCAGCTTCCTCGCCCGGCCTCACCGGCTCAGCCTCACCAGGACCATCCTCTGCCGGGCCGGTCTCGCCAGCGCTTCCACCGGCTCCCGGCCCCCGGCTCAGCACCAGCGTCCAGCGGCGCCACGAGAAGATGGCCAACCTCAACAACATCATCCACCGCCTGGAGCGGGCTGCCAACCGCGAGGAGGCCCTCGAGTGGGAGTTCTGA